Genomic DNA from Halorussus rarus:
CGATGGAGGTCACGAGCGTGAGTATCATCACCAGTATGGGTTCGTCCTGGACCCACCGGATCATCCCGAGGTACATCGCCGCGCTGAACAGCCCGCCCACCGCCAGCGCGGCGGCCGCGCCGACCCAGATGCCCAGCCCGAGCGCGCTCGTGGCGTAGTAGGCGGTGAACGCGCCGACGGTGAGTATCGCGCCGTGCGCGAGGTTCAGGACGCCACCCACGCCGAATATCAGCGTGAAGCCGATGGCGACGAGGGCGTACAGTGCGCTGATCGTGACGGCGTTGATCGTCGTAGTGAGTACGTCTACCATAGTAAAGGGGGTGAGTGTCGTCGGTCAGACCCACGGCGGGGACTGATACTCGGTCGTCGAGAGGTCGTCGGGCCAGATGACCTGCTGGCTCCCGCTGCCCTCGGCCTCGCGCCACTGGAGCCAGAGCGGCCACGCGTACTCCTTCCCGTACTTCACGTCGTGGGGGTACTGGTGGTCCTGCCCGTAGAACTCCAAGTTCGCGGTCGTGGTGCCGGTGAAGGACATGTTCTCGAGCTTGGGGATGACCTGCCCCGCCTCCTTGCTGCCGGCCTGCTGGACCGCCTGGGCGTACATCTTCACCGCGTCGAAGGTGATGTAGCCGGTGTAGACGGGGTACTTCCCGTTGGCCTCCTGGTAGGCGTTGGCGTACGGCACCGTCTTGTCGGTGATCTCGCTGGTCGGCGTCGCGGAGTTCTGGGTCACCGCGTACCGGCACGCGCCGTTGACCGACCCGTAGTAGGAGGGCAGCTGCATCGGCACGTGGATGCCGCCGAACCCGAACGGCCGCTGCTGCTTGGCCCACTGGACCACCGCGGAGGTGCCGGTGTGGGCCATCACGACGTACGCCGCGTCGACGTCCGCGCTCGCCACCTCGTCGTAGATGGGCGAGAAGTTCTCGGTCCCGCCGGCGTAGCGCTGGTTGACCGGGACGTCGATGCCCGCGTCGCCGAGCGACCCGTTGAGCGCCTCCGAGATTGGCTCGGTCCAGGTGTAGTCCTCGGCCAGGATGGCGACCGAGTCCCACCCCATCGACTCGAAGTTGGCCGTCGCGAAGTCGACCATGTTCTGGCCGAGGTAGTGGGAGTTGACCGGGCCGGTCCGGAAGTAGTACTTGAACCGGTCGTAGTTCTCCGCGACCCGGCGGGTCGTCTCGGGCGAGGCCGCCCCGGTGTTCAGGTGGAGCGTCTGCTGCTGGGCGATCGAGGACATCAGGTTCAGCTGGACCTCGCTGGTGAACACGCCGGTCGTCAGGTCCACCTGCTCGCCGACGGTCAGCTCCTGGTACGCCCGCTGGCCGGTCGCGGGGTCCTCCTTGGTGTCCTTCACGACAACCTCGACGTTCGAGCCGAGGACGCCGCCGTCCTCGTTGAGCTGGTTCGCCGCGAGCTTCGCCGAGTTCGCTATCGACGCGCCGATCGGGTTGTTCCCGGGTTCGGGCGCGAGCACGCCGATCTTTATCGGCCCGTCGAGCTGCTGGTTCGCGTCGCTCGACTGGCTCCCGCCCGTGCAGCCCGCGAGCGACGCCGTCGCCACGCCCGCCCCGGCGAACTGGAGGAACCGACGCCGGTCGACGCCCGCCGCCTTCTTATCATTGTTTCCTCCTGCCCCAGTCCGCTTTCCAGTTGTCCGTTTCTCGCCCGTTCCGCTACCATCGTTAACCATGGGTCTCGGTACCAGTTTCCATAACTATCCACATAAATGTGGGGGGTAGTATCACGGTCCTTCGTGACAGTTCAGTTCCCAACCGGCGATTACTCGTCGTCTGCAGGCCTCACGTCACCGCCGACTGAACTGCCAGTACCGTCGGCTGCACTCGCCGTTCCTGGCCGCGACGGGGGATTGATTTCACAGGAGTAGGTTTTTAACACATCGGGCGCAAGCCCGGCGTAATGGTCGAGGCGTTCGCGGTAGCCAGCGGCAAGGGCGGCACCGGCAAGACCACGACCACGGTGGCGCTCGGGATGGCGCTGGCAGAGGAGTACGACGTGACCGTCGTCGACGCCGACACCGGGATGGCGAACCTGCTCTTCCACACCGGCCTGACCGACGCCGACGCCACGCTTCACGACCTGCTCGTCGCCGACGAGGCCGAGCGGGGCGAGGTGTCGGTCGACGACGCCGTCTACGAGCGGTTCGGGATGTCGGTCGTGCCGTGCGGCACCAGCCTCGCCGCCTTCGAGGCGGCCGACCCCGACCGACTCCGCGCGGTGATCGCCGACCTCGCGGCCGACACCGACGTCCTGCTGCTGGACTCGCCCGCCGCGCTCGGGTCGAAGAGCGCGGTCCTGCCGGTCGTGCTCGCCGACCGCGCGGTGGTCGTGCTCCAGCCCACGATTCCGGCGCTCAGCGACGGCCTGAAGGTCCAGGAGTACGCCCACTCCTACGGCACCGACACCGCGGGCGTGGTGTTCAACAAGGTCCACGACCCCGGCGGCGCGGCGGGCGTCACCGAGAAGGCCGAGCGCTACTTCGACGGCCCGACGCTGGCGGCGGTGCCCGACGCCGACGCCGCCCGGTCGGCTCGCCGCGCCGGCGAACCCCTGCTCGCCCACGCCCCGGACAGCGAGGCTGCCCGGGCGTACCGCGAGGCCGCCGCGGCGCTCGACGTTCGCCCGGGCGGATCGGACGACGTGGCCGACCGCTTCCGGAGCGCCGTAGTTCCCGACTCGCCATGACTCGGTCGAACTCGGAGAACGGGGCGCCGCCCGATTCCGCGCCACGCGGAGAGGTGCCGGACGCCGGCAATCCGGGGGGCGACGCGCCGACCGAGGAGACGCCGGACGGAGACGCCGCGAGTGCGGACGCGCCGACCCTCCCGTCCGGGACGCTCCCCGAGGGGACCCTGCTCCGCTCGCGCGTCGAGTCCGACCCGGCCGTCCCGCTGGCCGCGGCGCTCGACCGCGAGCTCACCGGGTACGCCGTGCTCGAACCGCAGGACGCGCTTCTACTCGACGCCGACGGGGCGGGCCTGGTCGCGTTCGAGGACGGGGTGCCCCGGTTCGCCTACCACA
This window encodes:
- a CDS encoding ABC transporter substrate-binding protein, with the protein product MVNDGSGTGEKRTTGKRTGAGGNNDKKAAGVDRRRFLQFAGAGVATASLAGCTGGSQSSDANQQLDGPIKIGVLAPEPGNNPIGASIANSAKLAANQLNEDGGVLGSNVEVVVKDTKEDPATGQRAYQELTVGEQVDLTTGVFTSEVQLNLMSSIAQQQTLHLNTGAASPETTRRVAENYDRFKYYFRTGPVNSHYLGQNMVDFATANFESMGWDSVAILAEDYTWTEPISEALNGSLGDAGIDVPVNQRYAGGTENFSPIYDEVASADVDAAYVVMAHTGTSAVVQWAKQQRPFGFGGIHVPMQLPSYYGSVNGACRYAVTQNSATPTSEITDKTVPYANAYQEANGKYPVYTGYITFDAVKMYAQAVQQAGSKEAGQVIPKLENMSFTGTTTANLEFYGQDHQYPHDVKYGKEYAWPLWLQWREAEGSGSQQVIWPDDLSTTEYQSPPWV
- a CDS encoding nucleotide-binding protein, translated to MVEAFAVASGKGGTGKTTTTVALGMALAEEYDVTVVDADTGMANLLFHTGLTDADATLHDLLVADEAERGEVSVDDAVYERFGMSVVPCGTSLAAFEAADPDRLRAVIADLAADTDVLLLDSPAALGSKSAVLPVVLADRAVVVLQPTIPALSDGLKVQEYAHSYGTDTAGVVFNKVHDPGGAAGVTEKAERYFDGPTLAAVPDADAARSARRAGEPLLAHAPDSEAARAYREAAAALDVRPGGSDDVADRFRSAVVPDSP